DNA from Quercus lobata isolate SW786 chromosome 1, ValleyOak3.0 Primary Assembly, whole genome shotgun sequence:
CCATATATCCACTTCTGGTCCATATCTCCTCTTTAAGACCTCAGGTGCAATGTAATATGCGCTACCAACAATGTCTTTGAATACTTCTCCTGTAAAAAATTGGATAAAGCATTGTTATTAAATGTTGCAAGTTGCACCATCTGCAGTGTCATCCTTTTTCAAATATTTCCCCTGGttactatttcttttattgtaTTCACATAAGAATTCATATTATTTCAATCCTATTGatcattttggattttttaactTGTTAAATAGGAGGTATAGTGAGACATGCATGATTCAAACTCAGCACCACCTTACTATAGtaactttttaagaaaatgtgaatataatcaaacaattattCTAATACACCCACATAACCATTACggactataattttttgagataccaaaagaaaaaatgaccTCCAATTTAGATTACTAACAACCAAGCATTTAGTCAATTTAAACATTTCatacttatatatatagacattgAAAATACTTACATGGTCATGATTCTATATGCtaaaagttttgtaacttagctagagactttttttttttttttcctagaaaaCCCTAAAGGCCTCTTGGATTCAAATCCTCCTCCCcaacaattatataaataaataaataatgattcCATATCACTAAATTCAGCATCAATTAACAATTagcctaaataaaaaattttctttcatttatcaTTCACTAGTTGCCCCTAAGATATTTCTCCTACCATCAGAAAAAGGGGATTGTGATTTTCACTCATTATAAAAAAGCCAAAAATCTAATTCAAAATATGAGAACAAAAAATTCAGGATATGTGAGAGATGATTAAATTTTATGAAACCTTGTTTGTAGAAAACAGATAGACCGAAATCCGTAGCCTTGAGTGGTGAATTCTCATCCTTATTCAGCAAGAGGAAATTCTCAGGTTTGAGATCCCTATGGATGACTCCCATACAATGACAAGTGTGCACGATTTGAACAATTGTTCTAAGCAACGATGCTGCAGCACGTTCAGTGTAATGACCCTTAGCAATAATACGATCAAAAAGTTCTCCTCCAGCACACAACTCCATGACCAAATGAACATTATGCTTATCTTCATAAGCACCTTTGAGTTCCACAATATTAGGCTGACCCGTCAAGTGGTGCATGATTTGAACCTCTCTTCTAACATCCTCAATATCTTCCTTATTCACAAGTTTCCTCTTGGCTATGGTCTTACAAGCTAGTTGCTCGCCTGTCGCCTTGTTAGTACACAAATGTGTGACACCAAATTGACCTCGGCCAAGTTCTTTTCCAATGGTGTACAAGGACCGGACATCTTCCATAGGCCGGCCTAACACGGGGCCTATCGGGGCAGCTGCCTTAGGAGGCACCAGAGGAGTTCCCGGGGCAATAGAAGAAACAGGCTTTGCATGGCTTGTTGTGGAGTTTGTGCCATTGATGCCTACATTGTTCTGATTGTTACTTGGGATGGATTCTCTCTTTTCGATCTTGGGTGGGGCATCATTGTTCTTGCCTTGAGAGCAACAGTTGCCCATTGCattcaaaaaagagagaaaaaaagaagattggtGTGGAGTGGCCAGGGCAGGCAGTATTGGGTTTTAGGGAGATGAAGAATGTGTGTttagaaagagaggaaaagaaaaaatgaaagagaaaaaaatgggtGGAATATTATATGGGGTACAGCTGGGATTGTTGAGAGGAATTACAGAGGGATTGATTGTGAGGAATTGTAGGGGTAGGTTTGTTTTGAAATAGTCTTTGGCTTGTCTTAGATGTGGGAGACCAGCTAGggtttctcttttgtttttggtttttcttttggcACAAGGATTCAGAGGATTTGTAGGAGGGGAAAACGGTTTGTTTGTCTGTTGGTGATTGGCTATAACAAGGTGTAAGGGTTAAGTGGTTTGCAGATACAAAGATGTATTCTTAGAATAATCTTTTGATGTCGAGGGAATAGAATTACAAGTCATCCACACCTGTGAATTTTatgtataaactataaaataaaataatgtgcAAGTCCCAAGTCTCAACCAACTTAAAtatgtacccaaaaaaattttattttagaaatcatTTACCAAAATCAAAGTGAATGGTaaaaaatctaccaaaaaagaaagataaagacACAGAATATCATGGATTACTTAGAACCCATTTGAATAGGTTGTCATAAAAGCCTTAACACGCGTTTTTAGTtaaatttgcatttttaaaacagtatatttttgcaatttagaaaaattaacttatttgtACCTTTTCAAATACGCCTGATTTATAGATTTTCATGTTTTCACGCcgcttatttaaaaaatatcgATTTTGGTAACAGTCTAtgcaaacagacccttagtgaTAATAGGGAGTTTGGTTTCCTTTTTTATCTAGACATTTTCtgttgttttaaatatacaatgacaattggtaataaattttaattttcacattttatttagttagtgggtgatgtgacagtttctcattaaaataaaatgagattctaattaaaaatgtactagaggtaagccaaaaaaaaatgaaaagagatatgtTGGAACTAATCTAAAGTTTTATTCTCACGTGTATGGGAACTAATagactttttcaaaaatcaaacccTATTAAAACAAATCTTGATATGTATGCGTGTGTTTGGGGGGCATAATTTTTGAGGTTTGTGCATCTCACTCTCATATTACCTCTTAAACTTTACGGCACTAtgttttaatctttttcttatgAGATAAGGAAAAATATGATgacattctttctttttggcaAATAAACTttagtgaattttaattatgttaagtcatgaatttttgaaatattagaaATGGTGGTAAAGgatataatttaaaacttttatgaTTTCTCAttagcaaaaactaaaatcGAAATGGATCCTCTTCCTCAATTCACAAGTCATGTATTATCCCATCTACTCACCTCCTTAGCTTACCATTTATGGACTTAAACTTAATCCCgaacttttttattataataatttaatagttactATATATGATAGCtacaaaaatggaaaatgaagaTTTTAACCCTACAATTAGAAATATCACGAGACAAGAGATGTTAGTTGAGTTAGAAAGCTCTTAACTAATCCTGTAAGCAACGAGACTTTGGATGAGTAGCTTAAACGAAATTTTATTGGAGAAGAAGCTTAAACTAACTTAGGGGTAATAGTATTTTTTGTTACCCCCTTTTAGTTCGGCCCTATGAAAATTTAACCACAAATTTCCAAATGTTACATTTAACATCTAAAGTTTGggcaaaaataaaagtattaagATTTCATTCAAAAGATAAACCCTACATGCATAGGATATGCAAGCAATTTTAATGAGTAATGCATCATCAGTTTCAGAAATCATATCAATTAGGGCATCTTTGGTTAGTTAAAaaaagcttcttctttttttttcatttttagtttttagtggGTCCCACCACTAAAAAACTGGCTTAGttttaatatttgtatttagTTTCCATTTTCAGTATCCTAAAAGTTggatttaaatacaaaaaatgaatataacTTTTCACCGTTTTCGTTTTCTATAAATACGAATATAATAGCATATTcgtaaatattttaaatacacAAAGTTACTTTTATTTAGTGATGTGATGTATATGAGTgaaaaaagttactttttttttaatagaaaacaaTGACCAAACCCAACTATAATGTATTTTATATCCAAATTATGTGTTCAAAACAACTTACCAAATACTACCACATGTGAAAATAAGTACTTTTTTCTatattcaaattctaatttgaatatagaataaagaaaatagaaagcggatacaaaactttttgaaaaatgtaatattttattttactataatggGTTAGATAAATGAACCTAACCAACCATATACATTGCTTTTCTATGGAATAAAAATTCCGATATATTCTAATATAAGTTAGATAATATTAGTTAGAGGAAGGTGGACaagttcaaaaaagaaagataagaggaagaagaaattaAGGGATATATTTATCTACAAAATCTCAAATATGTAAATTTGAACGAAATCCTAACAATtccattttaagaaatatttctattttaagaaattcaaGTATAGTATTTGAAAGTTTGTTAACTAAATTAGTAAACTGTGATTGAGCCAAACCTCATGGGatgaattgtaatttttttttttggattattaATAAGGTTTattgatataaataaaattccATATACCCTCAAGTATACATGAAGTATTCCTAAAATTAAGTAttcctaaaaattagaaagaaagagatttaCAAACAAGTAATGCTACcaccacaaactattttacatcTGAGGTCATGAGACTATCATCACTTTTTAAGTTACCAATAATCACGtaccacatcaataatttgtaaacgTTCatgtaaaaaaagtaattttagcattttcctttacaaacaaaatgaaaaggaaTCAATGAATTCTACAACATAATTTCCCTCGCTAGGACAACAGGACCattgaaaaaatgattttatgaCATAAAGGCTTCAAGCCAAGATCTCTACATCGTCAAAAGTTCAATGATTCCTATCTTAAATTCCAAACAGAAGACAAATGTTTACCAAACCAATTTCTCCATGATAGATCAGCTACACTCTTTGCATAACCCAAATGAATCCCAAATTCAggtaaaaccaaaaaacaaaggaaCACATTTCACATGCAATGTCATAGTGCAAAAGATAAACGGTCCACAATCTCATCACTTCTATTACACGTGCAGCCCCAATATATCATGGTAATTTCTATATTGAGATTATCCCATATTAAAATCTTCCCTCACATGTTCACATAAAGAATGCAACTTTTGGAGCCTTGGTGACTCAAAAACTTTTCGAAGAGGGAAAGTTACATCATTGAGGTATCTAAATGCCTCATGGTAAGAGTGAACGCCAAACTTGTAGTACGTTCAGATTAGTTTTTTTCCTGTTACTTATTATTgtcaattttcagcaaatatCAAACAACCAATCCACCCACTACATTTCCCAATAttaaaattacccaaaaaaaataaacttgatGTTCCATGATCCTGTCCTCCCTCATTTTTGGCTTCCTAAATAGGCATTATAATTGAGGCTAAGTACTCGTTTTAAGGACTGTTTGGGATTAACACTTGCAAACTCTATCCGCTCGCCTACTTCTTTAATACCAAGCAAGAAACTCGTCAAACAAATCCAATACTAAGAAATTAAATCCCAGACAAGATAATTGGTGGTTAGAGTGCAGGTTAGATCCACCAGATCCAAGAAAAACCAAAGAGAACAAAGAAATCATAACTGcatatacaaaaattaaaagaaatgagTGATTGCATAAATTATTACTTTATAAGGGATGTTGACAAAATTTCAGAACATGTATTTAGAATGGggggagggggagagagagagagagagaaccaatgAAGGTGAAAAAGGCAACTCCTTTGATGGAAGGTGAATGAATATTCTCAATAAGTAGGAATGGACTGATCAGCCTTGACAGCATATGCATGGATTCCCCCGGATACattaaatattcttttaaaaCCCTGAAAAATtggaactaaataaatgaaGGGGCATAGTACATTTAAATAGTTTATTCTACTTTATAGGCAGCATATCAtaatcatataataaaaaaattagctaaTGACCTTAAAGTAATGTCCTAATGTGTCCTGAATATGCAAGTAGAAATTAGGTGCTATAAAGCAATGAAATTGAAACCACAATTCCATTTTCATGAGGTGCCCaaagaactgaaaaaaaaaaaatttcattcacgGTATATGACTACAAAAGAAAAGGTTGTACCTGTGTCTGCAACCACTTGGCAACTTGTAATGATCGCATGCCATGGTGACACTGCAATCCAAGACCTGATTTGTTAGTACTCTATAAACGGATGCAGTTATGAAGCAAGCAAGGATTCACATTCAATGAACATGGACAACGAAAGGAACATGTAAACTTAAACTCATCCTTGGAATGGATCACACTGGGTTATTCCTTAAAAGATGAAAGTTGAGAAACTAATATGAagcaattttaatttttttttttttaaaagggtaaaatgaagaaaatggaagTCTTTGCTGTCTGTTAACCAAAGGGAATAATACTCAATCCTCCAGGCTTGGAAGTTGGAACTGAGTGTGCAAAAGGATGAGCCTCTTCCCACAATACAGGTAAACGTGAAAAGGGATATTTTGTTACCCTCAATGCATGAAATCTTTTTCTAGAAATGTTCATTATAAACTTCTACTAACTACAATACATGACAAGCTGAAAACAAGGAAAATTCCCAATCTGACTAACACTCCTATTTGTCAGTATTCTATATATAGAGGGATAAAACCTTGCATTCCATATGGACCTTCCAGTCTGAACGTGGGATCTGGAGGTTTTCCCAGGTTCAGACCAGAAATATCAACAACCAAAAGGTTGTTTCTCACTATCACTCTCTGATGGTCGTTTCCTAGGTTTGAACTGGAAGGCATAGTTGCAAATACCATCTTGTATTGGCAGAAACAGCCAGTATGTCCAGTAACAGTAAGCAAACAGGATCCCTACAAACTGTCTCGTTTAAAATCGAAGCCACTCTTAGGCCATCTTGACCATACCGGACTCTTTTGGCTAGCACTtctcaacattttattttttgagtcatTCTAACTTACTGATAAATTTCTTCTAGAAACTCAAGGGGAAGATTTTAGTTTTCTGGGCCTTTTGACTAATGATCTATCTCTTTCACTAAAAATTGAGGGATAAATTTTGTTATGTAACACCACCAACTagtatattaatatattaaaaagacaATAACTTGAAAATGAGCTACAAACTTATAGATATCAAGCATTACCTTACAGGTAGAAGTAATCAACATTGTTCATTGATTATCATAAACTTTGTAAGAAAACGTATTTAAAATTGTGTGTTGATATGAATTTTAGATTCATAATGAGTTTGATTGAACTCTTTATTCCCCTCCCTTTCTGTATTAGTTGTAATTTTTAGCCTTGTCCAACAATGATTGTAAAAGGTGTTAACATTCAAGTAGTGCAATCTGAAACCTAGAAGTGAAGCATTTAGATCTCCACATTGGTACTCTCCACTACTATGCTATATACACCACTACAAAACATAGACCAGCACCTAGCCACGTTTGCACACCATGCACTGAGCCTGTTTCAGTCATGTTCGTTGAAGGCCCTCTGATATAGCATTGGTAATTTAATGGTCAAAGGGTTTGTTTCatatctattttaaaatttcttacagGCCTTTTTTATGCTATTTAGGAGCATTTAACATCAATTGATCTCCCTAAACTTCTAGAGTATGTTTGGTAAACTGTAATAGACAatgtaatataatagttatttcTATAGTTTAGTTATTCAGtaatttggttatatttttattacaaggaatagtcatttcttatgaatagctattctttaaaatgaggtgggttccagttaactcaactggtaaagtttctgatggttgtataagagatttggagttcaatcctcgcctacatcaaaaactgattggtggcttagtctgatgataaagagttattatcaggagcggatgtcataagttgaaactctctctctctctctcaaaaaacaaaaaataaaaataaaaataactattcatttctaaaattgatgtaatagctattcccTAGTAGGTATATAAATTTctacaattaatatatttctaaataaacaaactttccatatgcacataacaattatgaaaataaaaaatcataaaaaaataacttatcactctttcaaattaaaatatatatattttttaggaaatataattatatgagtaagatatttcctaaaatatatctgaaatttgatttaaaatgctTTCAGTCCATTATCTTCAGTAACTATTATTGTGTTAttaccaaacaaatgaataataataagcaTTACATTACAACATTTTGCATTCCTTGTAATATCTATTCTTATTCCTATGTAATTACTATTACAGTTTACCAAATGTACCCCTAATATTTTTCTGTACCTACCCTTGCCCTGACCAAATATACATGCTGGCTTTATGCTCTCTTTTGCCTCcataataattaaaacataaatatagaGAGGTTCCAACTGGATCAACATACAACGACTGAAAAATCAAGATGTGAATCAAAAAcccatataataataatagagacGCAAACAACCTAGCTAAAGCATCAGACTgcataaattttgtatttctaaGCAATGGTGCAAGTTCTTGAGAACGGGAGTAATCAGCTCTTCCTATTTCCattcatttcttgatttttccttttctttttttcatccttttctTTGAGTGGCATGAAGGAGGGAAATACTGGAGCAGAGGAAATAAACCCTCTCATTCTTCCTTTCTCATATTATCTTTTTTaccatattttatattttgacaaAGTCTAAAGCATAGCAAAATGCCAAACCACTTTACTGATGAGACCATAGGGAATCAGGATAAAAGGAGGAGTGGCTACCTCACCTGCAGGACCAGTAGTGAGGCATCAAGTGCTACAACATAGAGCATCACTTTCTTGCAAGGACAAGAGAAAAAGTGCTACTCTAGAGCATCACTTTCTTGCTAGGACAGGAGAAAAAGCGCTACTCTACATACAAGAGTAGACATCATCCTCCACTTTTTATTGAAGAAATTGGAGGAAATCTTTTGCATTCAATTATGAAAATTCTGTATAGCATTTTTGTATGTTATTATGTCCTACATAACTTCTCACATCTGAACTACAGTGACTATTTGTAAATAATCCAAACTACAGTGTCAACATACCATAACTTTTTGCATCTGAAAATGTCTACATACCATAACATAAGTATCCTTTTGAGGATCCAACTTGGTAGTTATCTCAGGTCCCCAGATTCCAAATTGTTGGAGAGGAAAAACCTGAAAACCTGGCAAAGAAGCTCGGGCCCTGTCAAAGAGAGGAGTCAGAGCAGTGaaaacacaaacacatggcTAGCAAAATATTTATAGAGAGATAATATGCACTACCAAAGCCAAGAGCTCCTTGATTATTCTATTATtgtgaaagaaaattatttcaacCCTACAAGAATAGTGTTGCTGAGTCGATTTGACTATAAACATTCTCGACTTATTTTAGATAAGTGATAAATACTCATGAATTATGCTAAAAAAAGGTAGTGCCACCAGGTTTGCATAGAATTGAAATACATTAAAGAATCAGCTATTGAATAccaacttttcttttccttttttgatatgtaataatttttattaacagAGAAGATTACTTCATGTTCACAATGATGAACACAAAGTATTTTAATGAATACCAACTTTTCTTGTCACTTACTAACTTCCAAAAGTCAGAAAACTACACCATACTGTGACTATTTGTAAATAATCCAAACTACAGTGTCAGCATGCTGATTGGAAGTGCATTTAGTCAGTTATAGAacttcaaaagaaataaaaataaataaaaaataatgattctCTAGCTAGTAAGCGTACACTTCATCAGGTTCTCGAACATCAATCAATTGTGCCTCTTCCAAGAAATTGGGATCTtgcatttttgcatgaaactcCTCGGTTTGAATATCTTGGAGTAAGGATCCTTCCCTAGCAGGACAAGGTGCGAATACATAAGAAAATAAGGGCATGCCAAATGAGAACCAACACTTGCAACCATATGCAAATAGAGATGGGTTTTTGGAACATACCTCTCAGAGAGAACTTGCAACAAGTGCCAtccaaattttgttttacaCCTTACAACTTTGTTTAAAGGTGCATTAAATGCAGCCTCCTCAAACTCCGGCACCTAGTACATTCCATCATCAAAGATCTGGCAGATCACTTTGgtgaagacaacaaaatatctaATGCAAAATGAATTCTATATTCCAATCCACACATTGAAATTTTACATTATGCATCATCCTTTTCGGTGTCACATAGTAACATATCAATATATCATCATCATGGTCATTTTGCATGCATGCCATCAACTACTAAAGtacaattataaaatatcaaggCAGTGCTCTTCTGATCTAAGCAGCAAACAAAATTGATTCCACTTGCAATGAAGATTGACTAGATTCTGATGTTACAATAACCAAGTTCattctaataataaattttgcaaaaattttcttcagttattttcttttatttgtacaGTGCTGCACATATTGTACTCCAAATATATGGGAGAAAATGAAATGCAAGACAAAGGATGTCCTACCTAGTCATAAATAACTATTAGAAAACATGATTTATCATGGATATGCCTTTAGGTGGCTATAATTGTATTCAAAAATTTGACATTGATTTTCACTAAggctttttaaaataaataaataaaatgacaaatatatatatatatatatatatatcttgcaCTCTCAAAGAAAAGTGAACTCCTAAGCTACTTAAATATTGCAAAATCTCAAATCCAAAATAGTTACACATCAGTGACATCACGCAACTCCATGGCATTATCCAAATGTA
Protein-coding regions in this window:
- the LOC115981347 gene encoding rhodanese-like/PpiC domain-containing protein 12, chloroplastic, translated to MLRACHLPPIATPALCALRLSLIPSLHLSSPSNLHKASTLAPFQTSVIQTFIPTSPYLSPWSLKRVFPMHPCPKGAASFSAGSNSEGSREILVQHLLVKEDDQKLLLDLQQRVSGGEDLSDLAVEHSICPSKEEGGMLGWVRKGQMVPEFEEAAFNAPLNKVVRCKTKFGWHLLQVLSEREGSLLQDIQTEEFHAKMQDPNFLEEAQLIDVREPDEVARASLPGFQVFPLQQFGIWGPEITTKLDPQKDTYVMCHHGMRSLQVAKWLQTQGFKRIFNVSGGIHAYAVKADQSIPTY